One window of the Eucalyptus grandis isolate ANBG69807.140 chromosome 8, ASM1654582v1, whole genome shotgun sequence genome contains the following:
- the LOC104415123 gene encoding uncharacterized protein LOC104415123, producing the protein MRGRPPADSPVAASDAAAKANADNVLEERDPQYDTMLGQMVGRIQSKPGGKPEMGEAFVVEKYNRPMPKLRNTKPDSGRYEERPVPEGTLNIAQVRQIILLHQGKADNHDGPMDIQQIAENFRVDVARVQKILQFVSLPPEDSSKGSANKDS; encoded by the exons ATGCGCGGCCGGCCGCCCGCCGActcgccggtcgccgcctcAG ATGCGGCAGCTAAAGCTAATGCGGATAATGTCCTTGAAGAACGCGATCCCCAGTATGATACTATGCTTGGCCAGATGGTGGGTCGAATTCAATCAAAACCTGGAGGCAAACCTGAGATGGGTGAG GCCTTCGTGGTGGAAAAGTACAATAGGCCGATGCCAAAACTACGAAACACAAAACCAGATTCTGGTAGATATGAGGAGCGGCCAGTGCCCGAGGGGACTCTCAATATAGCACAGGTCCGCCAAATCATCCTCTTGCATCAAGGGAAAGCCGACAATCATGACGGCCCGATGGACATCCAGCAGATTGCAGAGAATTTTCGGGTGGATGTCGCACGTGTTCAGAAGATCCTGCAGTTTGTGTCACTGCCTCCAGAAGACAGCAGCAAAGGGAGTGCCAATAAGGACAGTTGA
- the LOC104415127 gene encoding mitochondrial thiamine diphosphate carrier 2, protein MEEPGQVRRALMDAAAGAIAGAVSRTVTSPLDVIKIRFQVQLEPTSTWALVGSNLPARSKYTGIFQATKDIFREEGLPGFWRGNVPALLMVVPYTAIQFTVLQKLKTIAAGSSKAEDQVHLSPYLSYLSGALAGCAATVGSYPFDLLRTILASQGEPKVYPNMRSALLDILRNRGFRGLYAGLTPTLIEIVPYAGLQFGTYDTFKRWAMDWNHNRSSKTGLQSQDDSLSSFQLFLCGLAAGTCAKLVCHPLDVVKKRFQIEGLPRHPRYGARVEPSTYRNMFDALNRIPRLEGWSGLYKGIVPSTIKAAPAGAVTFFVFELTSHWFESTYS, encoded by the exons ATGGAGGAGCCGGGGCAGGTCAGGCGGGCCCTGATggacgccgccgccggcgcAATCGCCGGAGCGGTGTCGCGGACGGTGACGTCGCCGCTCGATGTCATCAAAATCCGATTTCAG GTTCAGCTGGAGCCGACATCGACGTGGGCTTTGGTGGGGAGTAATTTGCCCGCGAGGTCGAAGTATACGGGGATTTTCCAAGCGACGAAGGACATCTTCAGGGAGGAAGGTTTGCCG GGTTTCTGGCGTGGCAATGTCCCAGCTTTACTAATGGTTGTGCCATATACAGCGATACAGTTTACAGTCTTGCAAAAACTGAAAACTATTGCAGCTGGTTCCTCAAAGGCAG AGGATCAAGTGCATTTGAGTCCCTATTTGTCGTATCTCAGTGGGGCATTGGCTGGTTGTGCAGCTACAGTTGGTTCGTATCCGTTCGATCTCCTAAGAACAATATTAGCTTCGCAAGGTGAACCTAAG GTATACCCGAACATGAGATCTGCACTTCTGGATATACTCAGAAATCGTGGGTTTCGAGGATTGTATGCTGGATTAACTCCAACACTTATTGAGATTGTTCCATATGCTGGCCTGCAGTTTGGCACATATGATACATTTAAGCGCTGGGCAATG GATTGGAACCATAACAGATCCTCCAAAACAGGCTTACAGAGCCAGGATGATAGCCTTTCGAGttttcagctttttctttgTGGGTTAGCTGCTGGGACATGTGCCAAACTTGTCTGTCATCCTCTGGATGTTGTCAAGAAGAGATTCCAG ATTGAGGGACTTCCAAGGCATCCGAGATATGGGGCTCGAGTCGAGCCAAGTACTTACCGGAATATGTTTGATGCTCTAAACCGAATCCCACGGTTGGAGGGTTGGTCAGGTCTTTATAAGGGCATAGTCCCTTCTACCATCAAGGCTGCACCAGCTGGCGCtgtaacattttttgtttttgaattaaCATCGCATTGGTTTGAGTCAACTTATAGctga